CTGAACGTGATCGCCGCGAGGACGCAGACGACGGCGGCCACCACGGTGCAGACGACGATCGTGAGCTCGGGCTTGACCATTTTCAACCGCGTGCCGATCGCGGTGCCGACGAAGTTGCCGGCCCCCGCGCCGCCGACGACGCCGGCCAGTTGGACCACGCCCGTCAGGCCGTGGCTGGTGGACTCGACGTAGAACGCGAGGTAGATGGTCAGCATCCCCGAGAGCAGCCGCAGCACCGACTCGCCCTGCAGGGCGATCACCAGGTGCGGGTCGAAACCGCGTCGTGCCCAGGCCCGCAGCCGGTGCAGCGGTGGCACCTTTCCCTGGCGCCGCTGCCGCGCGGGCTCCTCGGGGTGGCGCGGCGCCTGCACCGCGGAGTCGACCTGCTTGGGGAGCTTGAATGCGAACCACGCGCACGCGGCGAAGGCGGCGGCGGTGACGATCAGGCCGGCGGTGTAGGAGCCGGTGACCTTGATGATCGCACCGACCGCGCCACCGAGGACGACGGTCGAGGCCAGCCCGAAGACGGTCAGCTTGGCGTTGGCCTCGGTGAGGGTCATGTTCGGCGGGACGAGCCGCGGTGTCGCCGCCGCCCGGACGACCGCGTACGCCTTGGACAGCACGAGCGAGCCGAGCGCGCACGGGTAGAGCACCAGCAGCTCGGTCGGATGCCCGGCCATGATCAGCGCGAGGACGGCGCGACCCACGGCCGTCCCGGCCATCGTCCAGCGGCGACCGTGCTGCAGCCGGTCGAGCGCCGGGCCGATGATCGGCGCCACCACCGCGAACGGCGCCATCGTGACGAGCAGGTAGAGCAGCACGTTGCCGCGTTGCGCGTCGGCCGACGCGCCGAAGAAGACCGTGCCGGCCAGGGCGACCGTGACCATGGCGTCGGTGCCGTAGCTGAGCACCTGGTTCCAGATCAGCGCGGTCAGCCCGGACTCGGCGGCGCCGTCGGAGCGACTCGCCGTGATGACCTTGCGCGTCACCGTCCGCGCGGCGCGGCCGGTTCCGGAGATCGTGGCCTTGCCGAGATTGAGCGCCGATCCGCCGACGGTCGGCGCGGACGCGACGCCGGGACGGCGGCGGGCGACGGTCTCGGCGTCGGCCGCACCGTCCTGCGCGGTGCCGCGGTGGTAGGTCGGGGCGCCGTAACCGGGCCGGCGTTCGGGCTGCCGGTCGTAGTCGTCGCGCCGGTAGTCGTCGCGCCGGTAGTCGTCGCGCCGGTAGTCGTCGCGCCGGTAGTCGTCGCGCCGGTAGTCGTCGCGCCGGTAGTCGTCGCGATACGGGTCGGGGATGCGTTCGGTCCGGTGGTCCGGCCGCGTGTCGTGGGGCTGCCGCTCGTCCGGCGCTGCCGCGGCGTCGGAGGACCGGGGGAGGTGCGTGGTGTGGCCCGAGCGCGAGAAGCGACCGCCCGGCCGGTCGTCCCTCCGCTTCGCCACGACGCCCATCCTGCCTCACCGGACGACCCGCGGCCGGGTGCGATGGTGCCGAGGGCAGGGTTTCCGCGACAATGGCGGCGTGATGAGCACCGAGCTGCCCGACACCGTGTCCCCGGGCGGGGACCAGGCCGACGACGACACCGCCGCGAGCCCCGCATCGCGCGTGTTCGCGCTGCCGGGCGCGCCCGACGCGACCCTCGTCGACGCGGTCGAGCTCGCCCGCGCGGCGGCGGTCGAGGTGGCCGGCGAGGACGTCGGCGAGCACCTCGGGGTCAAGCCGGAGGCCGAGCGGGTCGTCACCCACGCCTTCGCGGCGACGCTCCCCGGTTACGTCGGCTGGTACTGGGCGGTGACGATCGCGCGGGCCTCGCGCAGCCGCACCGCGACGGTCGACGAGGTCGTGCTGCTGCCCGGCGACGCCGCGCTGCGGGCGCCGACCTGGGTGCCGTGGCACGAGCGGGTGCGGCCCGGCGACCTCAGCCCCGGGGAGCTGCTGCCCACGACCGACGACGACGTGCGGCTCGTCCCCGCCTACACGCTCTCGGACGACCCCCAGGTCGACGACGTCGCATTCGAGCTCGGTGTCGGTCGCGACCAGGTCATGTCCCGCGACGGACGCGAGCTCGCCGCCGAGCGCTGGTACACCGGCGACCGCGGGCCCGACACCGCGATGGCGCGGCAGGCGCCGGGCCACTGCGGGACGTGCGGCTTCTTCCTCGCCCTCGCCGGCTCGTTGTCGGCCGGGTTCGGCGTGTGCGGCAACGAGGTCACCGACAGCGACGGGCAGGTCGTGAGCGTCGAGTACGGCTGCGGCGCGCACTCGACGACGCGATCGAGCGGCACGCCGCTGGGCGAGCACGGCGAGGTCGTCTACGACGACGGCGACGAGGTCAGCCTCGAGCCGCGCGGGGCGATCGACGGGACACCGGCGCGACCCGCGCTCGAGGCCGGACCGCACGCCGAGGTGAGCGCCGAGTCGTGACGCCGCTCAGATCGTGCGCCCCATCGCCCGGTGGCGGCTCATGATCGACCAGCCCAGCAGACCGAGCAGCCAGCCCGCGAGGCAGGTCCACAGCCAGCTGCGGTGGTCGTGGCGCCCGAGCCAGCCCCAGAACGGCACCAGCACGACGAAGGCGACGAACCACAGGGCGGTGCCGACGGCGACGATGCGCCGCGCGTTCATCTGCACCGGCGGCGGGACGACGAGCCGGCGCCGCTGCTGCCCCATGCCGGCGAGCGTACCGGCGTGACGTCCGGGCGGGCCCGGGCCGTGCGGGTCCCGCTGGGCGCGGGACCCGCACCGGACGAGCTCGTCCGGCGCGCGGCGGGCTGGCCCGGTCTCGCCGCGCTGACCGGTGACTGGCTCGGCGACGGCGCGATCGTCGCGGCCGAACCGGTCCGCACGACCGACGACCTGGCCGAGGTCGCCGTCGTCCCCGCCGTCGGCCAGGCGCCCCCCGGTTTCGTCGGCGGCGGCTGGTTCGGCGGCATCGACTACGACGGCACGGCTCGCTTCGGGTTCCACGACCACGTGCTGCGTCACCGCGACCGGCAGTGGGTGTTCGAGGCGCTGTGGCGCGACGACCGCGACGCCGTGCTCCAGCTCGCGCTCGACCGGTGGCGCCGGCTGCTGACGGCGCGGCCCCGCCGCGCGCCGTGGACGCTCGGCCCGGTGTCCGTCCCCGACCGGTCGGCGCATCTGGCCGCCGTCGAGCGTGCCGTGGAGCTCATCCGGGCCGGCGAGCTGTACCAGGTCAACGTGTGCACCCGGCTCCGCGCACCGTTCGCCGGCAGCGCGGTCGGCTTCTACGCCGATCTCGTGGCGGCGCTGCGGCCCGCCCGTGGCGCGCTGCTCACCGACGGGAGGCGAACCCTCGTCGGCGTCAGCCCGGAGCTGTTCCTGGCGATCGACGGCGACACGGTCCGGACCTCGCCGATCAAGGGCACGCTGCCGCGCATCGGGAGCGGGGACGTGGCCGACGGCAACGACCGCAGGCTGCGCGCCTCGACGAAGGACGCGGCCGAGAACGTGATGATCGTCGACCTCGTGCGCAACGACCTCGGCCGGGTCTGCGAGATCGGCAGCGTGCGGGTCGACGCGCTGCTCGACGTCGAGGCCCATCCGGGCGTGTGGCACCTGGTGTCCACCGTCAGCGGCACGCTGCGTCCGGACGTCGGGGTGCGGGGGCTGCTGGGCGCGGCCTTCCCGCCCGGGTCGGTCACCGGCGCGCCCAAGCTGCGGGCGCTGAGCGCCGTCGCCGAGCTGGAGGCGGTGCCGCGCGGCGCGTACACGGGCGCGGCGGGCGTCGTCACCGCCAGCGGGCGCAGCCAGTTCGCGGTGACCATACGGACCTTCGAGATCGCCGACGGCCGGGCCGAGCTCGGTGTCGGGGGCGGGATCACCGCCGACAGCGTGCCCATGCTGGAGTGGCGCGAGTGCCGCACCAAGGCGGCGCCGCTGCTGCGCGTCGGTCGGTCCGCGCTGCCGCCCGAACCCGTCCCGGTCGCGCCGGCCGAGCTCGCGCTGCTCGAGACCGTCCTCGCCGTGGGCGGGGTGCCGGTACGCCTCGCCGACCACCTGGCCCGCCTCGACCGGTCGGCGCGCGAGCTGACCGGCCAGGGGGTGCCGGCCGGCGCGCAGCGCCAGGTCCGGCGCGCCGCGGCCTCGCCGCGGACGGCGCGGGCCGCCCTGCGCATCGTCCTGCGCGACGGCGAGCTCGCGGTGACCGCTGCGTCGCTCGGCCCGCCGCCCGGGCCCAGCGCCGCGGTGGTGTGCCACCGGCCCGCCGGGCTGTGGCGGCACAAGTGGGCCGACCGCTCGCCGCTCGCCGCCGCCGAGGAGCAGTGCGCGCCGGCCGTTCCGCTGTTCGTCGCCGCGGACGGCACGGTGCTGGAGACCGCCCGCGGCAACGTCTTCCTCGTCCGCGAGGACGGTGGCCTGGTGACCGCGCCGCTGCGCGACGACCTGCTGCCGGGGGTGACGCGGCGCGCCGTGCTCGACCTCGCCCGCGACACCGGACTGCCGACCGAGCTGCGCGAGTTCACCGTGGCCGAGCTCGTGGCGCGGCCCGCGTTCTGGACGTCCAGCCTGAGCGGGGCCGTCGCGATCCGCAGCGTGGACGGGCAGGTGCTGCCCGACGCCCAACCCCTCGTCGCGGGTCTCGCGCAGGCACTGCTCGGTGGCAATGCCCTTGGTCGTTAGCTAGACTAACTATCGTGACAGCGGCGACGAGGACGACGATCGCCGAGCTCGCGTCCCAGTTGCGGCCGGCGCTGCTGCGCCTCACCCGGCAGGTGCGCCAGCAGCGCGTGGACACCTCGGTCACGCTCACCCACCTGTCGGCGATGTTCACCCTCGGCGCGCGCGGTCCGATGAGCGCCGGCGACCTCGCGGCGTGCGAGAAGGTGCAGCCGCCGTCGATGACGAAGGTGATCGCCGGCCTCGAGGACCGCGGTCTGGTCGCGCGGACGCCGCACCCCACCGACGGCCGCCAGGTCATCATCTCCATCACCGACCGCGGCCTGACTCTGCTCGACTCGGAGAAGCAGTCCCGCGACGCGTGGCTCACCCGGCAGCTGGCCGCACTCACCCCCGAGGAGCGCGCGCAGGTGCAGCGCATCATCCCGATCCTGGAAAAGTTGGCGCAGCAGTGACGGCGCTCGCGTCGCGAGCCGCGACGTCCGAGCGCCCCTCCCCGTCGGCCGGCATGTTCCGCTCGCTGCGGGTCCGCAACTACCGGCTGTACGCGTCGGGCCAGCTCGTCTCGCTGACCGGCACCTGGATGCAGCGCGTCGCGCAGGACTGGCTCGTCCTGCAGCTGACCGACTCGGGCACCGCGCTCGGCATCGTCACCGCGCTGCAGTTCGGCCCGCAGCTGCTGCTCGGACTCTGGGGCGGCATCCTCGCCGATCGCAGTGACAAGCGTCGGCTGCTGCTGGTCACGCAGACCGCGCTGGCCGGTGTCGCGTTGCTGCTCGGCCTGCTCGACGTCTCCGGCGTCGTCGCCTACTGGCACGTGCTCGTGCTCGCCACCGCCCTCGGCGTGATCACCGCGGTCGACACCCCCGTGCGGCAGTCCTTCGTCATCGAGATGGTGGGCAAGGACGAGCTGACGAACGCGGTCGCCATCAACTCCACGATCTTCAACACCGGTCGCATCCTCGGGCCGGTCGTCGCCGGTGCCCTGATCGCGGCGGTGGGCACCGGCTGGGCCTTCCTGGCCAACGCGGTGTCCAGCGGCGCCGTCCTCGCCGGGCTGGCCCTCATGCGCACCGCCGAGCTGCATCCCGCGCCGATGGTCCGCCGCGCGCGGGGGCAGCTGCGGGAGGGGTTGTCGTACGTGCGCGGGCGTCGCGACCTCGTCCTCACGATGGTGCTCGTGTTCGTGATCGGCACCTTCGGGCTGAACTTCGCGATCACCTGCGCTCTCATGGCCAAGCAGGTGTTCCACCAGGGGGCGAGCGGCTACGGCCTGCTCTCGACCGCGCTCGCCGTGGGCGCGTTCTGTGGCGCGGTCGCCGCCACGCGCCGCACCCGGCGGCCGTCGGCGCTGTTCCTGCTCACCGCGGGCGGGGTCTTCAGCGTGGCCGAGATCGTGGCCGGCGTGATGCCGACCTTCTGGTGGACGGCCGCCGCGCTCGTGCCCACCGGGCTCGCGATGCTCTCGGTGACCACGGCGGCCAACTCGCACGTCCAGCTGGGCGTCACCCCGACCATGCGGGGCCGGGTCATGTCGCTGTACCTGGTGTGCTTCCTCGGCGGGACGCCCTTCGGTGCGCCGCTGGTCGGCTGGCTCGCCGGGGTCGCCGGGCCGCGCTGGGGCATGGTGGGCGGCGGTCTGGTGTGCCTCGTCTGCGTGGCCGCCCTGGCGCTCAACGTCGCACGGCGCCGGGGGATGCACGCCGGTGACGTCGCCGAGCTCGTGCAGTCGCGGCTGCGCGCCGCCTGACCGGTCACGCGATGGACGTCGAGTCGATCACCGACGCCGCCGACCCCCGCCTCGACGACTTCCGCGACCTCACCGACGCCGACGTCCGGCCCGACCGGCGCGGCATCGTGATCGCCGAGGGTGTGAACGTCGTGGAACGGATGGTCGGCTCGCCCTACCGGATGCGCGCGGTCGTCGGCGTCGCCTCGCGCCTCGACGCCCTGCGTCCCGCCCTCGCACAGCGGGACGCCCCCGCGTACGCGGTCGACAAGTGGCTGCTGTCCGAGGTCGTCGGGTTCCGCGTCACCCGCGGCGTGCTTGCGTCGGCCGACCGGCCGCCGGCACTCGACGCGGCCGAGCTGGTCGCGGCGGCGCGGCGGATCGCCGTCCTCGAAGGGCTCAACGACTTCGAGAACCTCGGGTCGCTGTTCCGCAACGCCGCGGCGTTCGGGGTGGACGCCGTGCTGCTCGACCCGACGTGCGCCGATCCGCTGTACCGCCGCAGCGTCCGCGTCTCGATGGGGCACGTCCTGCGCATCCCGTTCGCGGTGCTGCCGGGGGCCTGGCCCGGGGCGCTCGACCTGCTGCGCGGGCACGGCGTCACGACTCTCGCGCTCACCCCGCGCGGCGAGCGGCCGCTGCGGGAGCTGGCGGCGCCCGACCGGTGGGCGGTGCTGCTCGGCGCTGAGGGGCCGGGGCTCGCCGCGGCCACGCTGGCCGCCGCCGACGAGCGGGTGCGCATCCCGATGGTGGCCGGCGTCGACTCGCTCAACGTGGCCACCGCGGCGGCGGTGGCATTTGCGCAACTCTGCTGATAATCCCTGCGCACAGCGAAACGGGCGGTCACGGGATTTCTCCCGTGACCGCCCGTCCGCGGTGGGGACCGCCTACTTGCCGGTGGCGCGGATGATCGCGGTGCCGATCTCCGTACCGGTCTTCGACCCGCCCTTGAGGACGTTGATCTTGAAGGTCTGGTTCAGCAGATCGGCGGCTGCCTGCGACAGGTAGATCGTGGTGCCCTTGAGGGTCGCCACGCCGCTCTTGCTGATCGTCGGCGTCTGCAGCGTGCTGCCGTCGAGGTCGAAGAGCTTCGCGTCCTTCACGACGCTCTTGCCGTTGGCGCTGACGTCACCGGTGAGCTTGGAGTTGTTGCCCGGGTCGACGGTGAAGTTCGTCAGCTCGACCTTGATGCCGCCCGCGGTCAGCGAGAGGCCGCTGCCCTGGTGCTCGATCGTGCCCTGCACGTAGGGCTTGACGTCGCCCTTCTTGTAGATCGTGGCGTTGCCGCCGGTGATCGGGAAGGCGAAGCCCTCGCTCGTCATCTTGGCGTTGCCGACCAAGCCCGGCGTCACCTTGAGCTGGGTCAGCGCATCGGTGAAGCTCTTGGCGGGGACGACCGTCGTGGTCTGCCCGGTCAGGGTCTTGAACTGACCCTGCGGCTTGGGGTCGCCGCTGTCGCTGTCGCTCCCGCAGGCGGCCATGGTGGCCGCCAGGCCGACGGCGGCCGTTCCGGCAAGGACCTTGTTCATCGCACGCATCGTTGGTGTCTCCTTCACTCGTGGTCTCGGAAGGGGATTCGGTGTGCGCGCACGTCGCGGTTCCATCCGAATCTTGGAAGATGGTGATGCGCGCTACTCGGGCGGGGCAGGCTGGCGACATGACCCCACGGCGCCGCCGCGCATGGCTGCTGATCGCCCCGTTCTCGGCGGTTCTCGTCGCAGCCGCCTGCGGGAGCGACGCCGGTCACCGGGGCCCCAAGGCCGCCGAGCCCGCGACCGCGCCGGTGCCGTCGACCGAACCGGTCGGCCGCATCGCGAAGGTCGGTGCCCGGCCCGAGGGGATCGTGTACGACGCGCGAACCCGACTGCTCGCCGTCGCCGTGCGCGCGCCGGACCGGTTGCTGCTGCTCGACCCGCGCACCCTCGCGCCGCGGCGCAGCGTCGCCCTGCCCGGCGGCGTGCGCCACCTGCAGCTCGGCCGCCCGGGCGGTCCGGTGCTGGTGCCGGTGGAGAGCGCGGCCCGGATCGTGCAGGTCTCGCTGCCGGGCGGGGCAACCCGCTCGACCGCGGTCAGGAAGCAACCGCACGACGCCGCGGAGGCGACGAACGGCGACGTCGTCGTCGGCAACGAGTTCGGCCGGTCGATCTCGGTCATCCACGACGGGGTCGTGGTCCGGACGTTCGCCGACCTGCGGCAGCCCGGCGGGGTCGTCGCCGCCGCGGACGACGTCGTCGGGGTCGTCGACGTCGGGGCCTTCACCCTCTCGACCTACGACCTCGACGCGGGGCGGCGCACCGGCCGCGTCGCCGCCGGTGCCGGGCCGACCCACGGCGTCCTCGTCGGTGGGGACCGGATCGCGGTCACCGACACACGAGGCGACCGCCTGCTCGTCTTCTCGCTGCATCCGCTGCGGCAGGTCGGGACGCTCGCACTGGGCGGGGCCCCGTACGGCATCGCGACCGACTCCGACACCGGCCTCGTGTGGGTGACGCTCACCGCCCGCAACGAGGTGGTGGGGCTCGCCGTCTCCGGCGACGTGCCGCGCGTCGTGGCGCGCTATCCGACGGTGCGCCAGCCGAACACCGTGGCCGTCGCACCGGGGTCGCAGCGCCTGTGGGTCACCGGGACGGCCGGCGGCGTCGTCCAGCTCATCACCCGCTGAGCGTCCGCATCGCGTTCGCTGTGAACGGCCCCGGATCGGGCGCGGCGGGGGGAGGATCGGGTCATGAACAGCCTGCGGCTCACCACCTCCGACGGCGTCGTCGTGCGCGAGCCCGACCGCGCCGGACTCCGCGCGACCGTCGAGGCCGCGGCCCACGCCGGGTGCGGCGCGTTCGTCGTCCTCGACGGCGACACCGCGGGCGACGCGCCCTTCCTGCAGGCCGTCCACCTCGGCCACGGCCGCTGGCAGGTGGAGGTCTGGCGGGTCGCCGCCCGCTCCTCGGCCGAGCACTACCGCACCACGGTGCCCGACACCGACACCGTGGTCGCGGTGTTCTGGTCCTGGGCGGACGGCGGTGACGACTGGCAGTACCTGCGCTGGGAGCCGCTCACGACGAGCCCGCTCGCGGCGGCCGGCTGACGCTCGCGACCGACGACGCTCAGACCAGCGAGTCGCGCCAGGACGTGTGCAGCTCGGCGAAGTGTCCCTCGCCGGCGGCGACGAGATCCTGCGGTGCGCCGTCCTCGACGATGCGGCCGTCGGCCAGCACGAGAACGCGGTCGGCGATCTCGACCGTCGACAAGCGGTGGGCGATGATCAGCGCCGTCCGGGACGCGAGCACCGTGCGCAGCGCCTGCTGCACCGCGCGCTCCGTGGGCACGTCCAGCGACGACGTCGCCTCGTCCAGGATCAGCACGGCCGGGTCGGCGAGGAACGCGCGGGCGAACGCCACGAGCTGGCGCTGCCCCGCGGACAACCGGCCGCCCCGCTTGCGTACGTCGGTGTCGTAGCCCTCGGGCAGCGACTCGACGAATGCGTGCGCCCCCACCGCCTTCGCGGCGGCGACGACCTCGTCGCGGGTGGCGCCGAGCCGGCCGAAGGCGATGTTGTCGGCGACGGAGCCGGAGAACAGGAAGCCGTCCTGCGTGATCATCACGACGGCCCGTCGCAGCTCGGCGTCGGCGACGTCGCGCAGGTCGACGCCGTCGAGGCCGACCCGACCGGCGGTGGGGTCGTAGAAGCGCGAGACCAGCTTGGCGATGGTGGTCTTCCCCGCGCCGGTCGCGCCCACGAGCGCGACGGTCTGGCCGGCGGGGACGGTCAGCTCGAGGCGGTGCAGGACGGGCCGGGCGGCGTCGTAGCCGAACTCGACACGGTCGAAGTCGATCGCCCCGCCGACCGGACGGGGCAGCGCCACCGGCTCGTCGGGTTCGGGGACGCTCGGCCGTTCGGCCAGCACGGCCGCGATCTTCGCCATGGCCGCGGTCGCCGACTGCAGCGAGTTGTAGAAGACGCCGACGTCCTCCATCGGGTCGTAGAACTGGCGCAGGTAGAGCAGGAAGGAGGTGAGGACACCCAGCTCGAGGCCGCCGTGGGCGACGCGGAACCCGCCGACGAGCAGGATCGCGACGGTGGCGACGTTGCCGATGAGGGCGGTGCCCGGGATGAACCACGCCTGCAGCCGGAAGGTCTCCTTGTTCGCCTCGCGGTAGTCGCCGTTGAGCCGGGCGAAGATGGCGTCGTTGCGCTTCTCGCGGCGGAAGGCCTGGACGGCGCGGATGCCGTTGAACGTCTCGACGATCTCGACGATCATCGTCGCCACCTTCTCGCGGGTGCCCCGGAACGCCTCCGCGGCCCGGGGCGAGAACCAGCGGTAGAGCAGCACGAGCGGCAGCAGCGAGGCCAGCGCCAGCAGGCCGAGCGGCACGTCGAGGAACAACAGCAGCACCGCGATCGCCACGCTGTTGAACAGGGCGGTGAGCAGGCCGTCCAGCCCGCTGTCGAGCAGCTCGGTGAGGGTGTCGACGTCGGAGGTCAGCCGGGAGATGACCCGCCCCGAGGTGAACCGCTCGTGGAAGGCAACCGACAGGCTCTGGACGTGGTCGAACCCGCGACGCCGCAGGTCGAACAGGATGGCCTGGCCGACGCGGCCGCTACGCACGACGAAGACGGCACGCAGCGTGCCCGACAGCAACGCCGACACCACGAGCGCGGCGCCCACCACGGTCAGCGACGTGTAGTCGCCGCGGCGGGCGGCCGGCAGCGAGTCGTCGATGGCGACCCCGATGAGCCACGGCGCGGCCATGGTCGCCGCGACCTGGGCGAGGGCGACGAGCAGCACGGCGGCGATCTGGCGGCGGTAGGGGCGGACCAGCTCGCGCAGCAGCGTGCGTCCGGCCGCGTGCAGCTGCAGGCCGGTGCCCGCGGTGACGGCGTCGTCGGCCCGCACCTGTGCGTCGGTCTCGGGCGTCAGCCGGCCGTGCCAGCCGTCCTGCTCCGGCGCGGGCGGGGCGGGCGCGCTCACGGTGACACCTCCTCGAGCTCGGCGGACTGCGCCAGCAGCCGCCGGTAGGCGGGGGTCGTCTCGAGCAGCTCGCGGTGGGTGCCGACCGCGGCGATGCGTCCGTCGGCGAGCAGCGCCACGCGGTCGGCGAGCAGGACGGTGGAGGCGCGGTGCGCCACGACGAGCGCGGTCGTGCCGGCCAGCACGCGGCGCAGCGCCGCCTCGACCTGCGCCTCGGTCTGGACGTCGAGGGCGGACAGCGGGTCGTCGAGGACGAGGACGCGGGGCCGCCCCAGCACCGCCCGGGCCAGGGCGAGGCGCTGCCGCTGGCCGCCGGACAGCGACAGGCCCTGCTCGCCGATGCGGGTGTCGAGACCGAAGGGCAGCTCGTGGACGAAGTCGGCGCGCGCGACCTCGACCGCCTCGCGCACGTCGTCCTCGGTGATGCCGGCCCGGCCGAGGGTGAGGTTCTCGCGCACGCTCGCCGAGAACAGCGTGGCGTCCTCGAAGGCCGTGGTGACCGCGTGCCGCAGCTGGTCCAGGCGCAGGTCGCGGACGTCGACCCCGCCGATCGTGATGCGGCCGCCGGTGACGTCGTAGAGCCGCGGGACGAGCGCGGTCATCGTCGTCTTGCCCGAGCCGACCGCGCCGACGAGCGCCATGGTCTCGCCCGGCGCGATGTCGAGGTCGACGCCGGCGAGCACGTCGTCCTGCGCGTCGGCGAAGCGGAACGACACGTTCTCGAAGCGCAGCGCGGTGCCGTTCTCGGCCGTCGCCGGCCGGGCCGGGTCGAGGATCGTGGGCTCGGTGTCGAGCACCTCGAAGATGCGCCGGCACGCGCTCGCGCTCTCCTCGGTCAGGGCGAGCAGCCAGCCGAGCATGATGATCGGCCACACCAGCTGCAGGAACAGCGACACGAAGGCCACCAGGTCGCCGACGCTCAGCGAACCGTGCGCGGTGGCATAGACACCGCCGATGGTGACGACGGCGAGGACGAGCTGCGGCAGCCCCTCGAGCAGGGCCCAGAAGTAGCCGAGCGTGCGGATCTTGGTCAGCTCGGCGCCGCGCAGCCGGGTGACGTCGCGGGTGAAGCCGGCGAGGACGTGGGGCCGGCGGCCGAACGCCTTGATGACGCGGATGCCGAGGGCGGACTCCTCGACGGCGGTGGCGACGTCGCCGGTGAGGTCCTGCGCCCGCCGCGCGTCGCGGCTGTAGCGCAGTTCGAAGCGGCGGGTGCCGATCAGCAGCGGCACCATCGACACCAGCACCACGAGGCCGAGCAGCAGGTGGATGTGGATCAGCAACGCCAGCATGACCGCGATCGTCAGCAGGTCGGCGACCATGAAGACCGCGGCCAGGCCGATGAACCGGCGCAGCGTCGACAGGTCGGTGGTGAGCCGCGAGAGCAGCTGACCCGAGGCCCAGCGGTCGTGGAAGGACACCGGCAGCCGTTGCACGTGGGCGAACAGGTCACGACGCAGGTCGGTCTCGACGCCGAGCGCGGCACTGGCCATGGCCCAGCGGCGCACGAAGAACAGCGCCGACTCGGCGACCCCGAAGAGCAGCGCGAGGCCGCTGAGCGCCCACAATCCGGCGGTGTCGCGCTCGCGGATCGGGCCGTCGACCACGGCGCCGGTCACGAGCGGGATCACCGCCTGCGAGAGCATCGCGCCGGTGGCCGCGACGAACATGACGGTGATGGCGCGGCGATGCGGCCGGGCCCAGCGGCGCAGCCGCAGCAGGGTGTGCAGGGTGCTCGCGTCGGCGGTTCCGGGCCTCCGCGCGCTGGTCACGATGAGCGACGGTACGTCGCCCTACCGACAGCGGGCGAGCGACTTTCGCCGAGAGCGCAGCGCGGCGTGCGCAGGCCGGCGGAATCCGGACCGGAGGTCGGGGCCCGGGTCGCGCGGTGAGTCGTGCGGCGGAGTCAGTCCTGCTTGCGGCGCACGCCGAGCAGGATGTCGTCCCACGAGGGCACGCGGGCCCGGGCGGCCTTGTCGTCGTCGGACTCGTGGTTCTTGCTGACGTTGGTCAGCGAGGACAGCTGCGGGCGGGGCAGCGCCGCCTCGGGCCGGCCGGCGGGGTCGGTGATGCCCAGCGGCAGCGGCGGTTCGTCGTAGGTCAGCTCGGCGGCGGGCTCCGCCGGCACGAACGGCGGCACCTCGCGCGGGCTGTCGGCGGGTGCCTCCTGGTCGAAGACGTCCTCGTAGCGCGGCAGCGGCCCGGTGAGCGCGTCGGGCATCGGCGGGAAGGCGACGATCCCGGGGGCCAGCGGCGGGGCGGCCGCGAGCGCGGGGCGCTCCGGCTGCGGCGCGACGATCGGGCGGATGGGTCGGTCGCTGAGCAGGTCGGTCGCGGTGTCGTCGAGCGGCGTCACGCTGCGCGACGAGCGGTGGAACAGCCATTCCGCGCCGTGCCGCCCCTCGCCGCCGGCCCAGTCGGCCGA
This portion of the Jatrophihabitans endophyticus genome encodes:
- a CDS encoding DUF2530 domain-containing protein; the encoded protein is MGQQRRRLVVPPPVQMNARRIVAVGTALWFVAFVVLVPFWGWLGRHDHRSWLWTCLAGWLLGLLGWSIMSRHRAMGRTI
- a CDS encoding chorismate-binding protein — encoded protein: MTSGRARAVRVPLGAGPAPDELVRRAAGWPGLAALTGDWLGDGAIVAAEPVRTTDDLAEVAVVPAVGQAPPGFVGGGWFGGIDYDGTARFGFHDHVLRHRDRQWVFEALWRDDRDAVLQLALDRWRRLLTARPRRAPWTLGPVSVPDRSAHLAAVERAVELIRAGELYQVNVCTRLRAPFAGSAVGFYADLVAALRPARGALLTDGRRTLVGVSPELFLAIDGDTVRTSPIKGTLPRIGSGDVADGNDRRLRASTKDAAENVMIVDLVRNDLGRVCEIGSVRVDALLDVEAHPGVWHLVSTVSGTLRPDVGVRGLLGAAFPPGSVTGAPKLRALSAVAELEAVPRGAYTGAAGVVTASGRSQFAVTIRTFEIADGRAELGVGGGITADSVPMLEWRECRTKAAPLLRVGRSALPPEPVPVAPAELALLETVLAVGGVPVRLADHLARLDRSARELTGQGVPAGAQRQVRRAAASPRTARAALRIVLRDGELAVTAASLGPPPGPSAAVVCHRPAGLWRHKWADRSPLAAAEEQCAPAVPLFVAADGTVLETARGNVFLVREDGGLVTAPLRDDLLPGVTRRAVLDLARDTGLPTELREFTVAELVARPAFWTSSLSGAVAIRSVDGQVLPDAQPLVAGLAQALLGGNALGR
- a CDS encoding MFS transporter, yielding MAKRRDDRPGGRFSRSGHTTHLPRSSDAAAAPDERQPHDTRPDHRTERIPDPYRDDYRRDDYRRDDYRRDDYRRDDYRRDDYRRDDYDRQPERRPGYGAPTYHRGTAQDGAADAETVARRRPGVASAPTVGGSALNLGKATISGTGRAARTVTRKVITASRSDGAAESGLTALIWNQVLSYGTDAMVTVALAGTVFFGASADAQRGNVLLYLLVTMAPFAVVAPIIGPALDRLQHGRRWTMAGTAVGRAVLALIMAGHPTELLVLYPCALGSLVLSKAYAVVRAAATPRLVPPNMTLTEANAKLTVFGLASTVVLGGAVGAIIKVTGSYTAGLIVTAAAFAACAWFAFKLPKQVDSAVQAPRHPEEPARQRRQGKVPPLHRLRAWARRGFDPHLVIALQGESVLRLLSGMLTIYLAFYVESTSHGLTGVVQLAGVVGGAGAGNFVGTAIGTRLKMVKPELTIVVCTVVAAVVCVLAAITFSVLVACIAMFLSAVTNALSKIALDALIQQDVLETLRSSAFARSETFLQLAWVLGAALGVALPSNDTTDGRVALVVAAVVVGLVAGLVVLRSRATSRPQGRLGSIGSVVPRSSD
- a CDS encoding DUF3027 domain-containing protein, producing MSTELPDTVSPGGDQADDDTAASPASRVFALPGAPDATLVDAVELARAAAVEVAGEDVGEHLGVKPEAERVVTHAFAATLPGYVGWYWAVTIARASRSRTATVDEVVLLPGDAALRAPTWVPWHERVRPGDLSPGELLPTTDDDVRLVPAYTLSDDPQVDDVAFELGVGRDQVMSRDGRELAAERWYTGDRGPDTAMARQAPGHCGTCGFFLALAGSLSAGFGVCGNEVTDSDGQVVSVEYGCGAHSTTRSSGTPLGEHGEVVYDDGDEVSLEPRGAIDGTPARPALEAGPHAEVSAES
- a CDS encoding MarR family winged helix-turn-helix transcriptional regulator; its protein translation is MTAATRTTIAELASQLRPALLRLTRQVRQQRVDTSVTLTHLSAMFTLGARGPMSAGDLAACEKVQPPSMTKVIAGLEDRGLVARTPHPTDGRQVIISITDRGLTLLDSEKQSRDAWLTRQLAALTPEERAQVQRIIPILEKLAQQ